The following proteins are co-located in the uncultured Draconibacterium sp. genome:
- a CDS encoding type II toxin-antitoxin system PemK/MazF family toxin → MEIKQYQIILVNLDPTIGSEIKKTRPCVVISPNEMNKYLRTVVIAPMTTNSKKYPTRVKIKHDNKVGWIVLDQIRTIVRQRIIKVFGELQDSEIQELKSVLRETYID, encoded by the coding sequence ATGGAAATAAAACAATATCAAATTATTTTAGTCAATCTTGACCCGACAATTGGAAGTGAAATCAAAAAGACAAGACCTTGTGTGGTAATTTCTCCAAATGAGATGAATAAATATTTGCGGACAGTGGTTATTGCCCCAATGACAACAAATTCAAAAAAATATCCGACACGAGTAAAAATAAAACATGACAATAAAGTTGGGTGGATTGTTTTAGACCAAATCCGAACAATTGTCAGACAAAGAATAATAAAGGTTTTTGGCGAATTACAAGATTCTGAAATTCAAGAATTAAAATCGGTTTTGCGAGAAACTTATATTGACTGA
- a CDS encoding sulfite exporter TauE/SafE family protein yields the protein MEWYIIIALIGTGVAAGFINTTAGGGSMLTIPLLMFIGLPANVANGTNRIAILLQNVIGVNTFCKKKVLDLRSDYRLAVPAIVGSIIGAFIAVEIDVDVLKKVIAGLMVALLFVVVLKPDVWVKERVGKVDAKPSVLQYVIFFFIGVYGGFIQMGVGFILLAGLVLGSGYDLVKANAVKVFIVLIYTVFSLGIFFFHGQVNIVAGLILAAGNMFGAWLGVHFQVKGGAKYVRYVLILAMVIVILNLFGVFN from the coding sequence ATGGAATGGTACATTATTATAGCCCTTATTGGAACCGGAGTTGCTGCCGGATTTATTAATACTACAGCCGGCGGTGGTTCTATGCTTACAATTCCCTTATTAATGTTTATTGGTTTGCCGGCTAATGTTGCCAACGGAACCAACCGGATTGCCATTCTTTTACAAAATGTTATTGGTGTAAATACCTTTTGCAAAAAGAAAGTTCTCGACCTGCGTAGCGATTATCGTTTGGCGGTTCCTGCCATTGTAGGATCAATAATCGGAGCATTTATTGCTGTGGAAATTGATGTTGATGTTCTGAAAAAAGTGATAGCCGGTTTAATGGTTGCCCTGCTTTTTGTGGTGGTACTTAAACCCGATGTTTGGGTTAAAGAACGAGTTGGGAAAGTTGATGCAAAACCTTCTGTGTTGCAATATGTCATTTTCTTTTTTATTGGTGTATACGGAGGATTTATTCAAATGGGAGTTGGCTTTATTTTATTGGCGGGTCTTGTTTTGGGAAGTGGCTACGATTTGGTAAAAGCCAATGCTGTTAAAGTCTTTATCGTATTAATTTATACCGTATTTTCACTCGGGATCTTTTTCTTTCATGGGCAGGTAAACATTGTTGCCGGATTAATTTTGGCTGCCGGTAATATGTTTGGCGCCTGGTTGGGAGTTCATTTTCAGGTGAAAGGTGGAGCAAAATATGTGCGTTACGTTTTAATACTTGCCATGGTGATTGTAATTTTAAATCTGTTTGGAGTGTTTAATTAG
- a CDS encoding beta-phosphoglucomutase family hydrolase, with the protein MGITVHPEAKALIFDLDGTLSDSLPVHIKTWNMIGEKYGFDFDPQIIYEMTGMPTIEFARRINRQYNVSESPENLVKMKQQLFWDHADLLIPVAKVTAIVKKYHGKLPMAVGTGASRKSAEVQLNALGLTEYFDAIVSADDVTQHKPEPETFLECARLMGVEPQYCQVFEDGDLGIIAAEKAGMFITDVRPHINYGEWAHS; encoded by the coding sequence ATGGGAATTACAGTACATCCTGAGGCAAAAGCCTTGATTTTTGATTTAGACGGAACCTTGTCGGATTCACTTCCGGTACATATAAAAACATGGAACATGATTGGAGAGAAATATGGTTTTGATTTCGATCCACAGATTATTTACGAAATGACCGGCATGCCAACCATTGAGTTTGCCCGTCGTATTAACCGACAGTACAATGTTTCCGAGTCGCCGGAAAACCTTGTTAAAATGAAACAACAATTGTTTTGGGATCATGCTGATTTGTTGATACCGGTTGCAAAAGTAACTGCAATTGTAAAAAAATACCATGGCAAACTTCCAATGGCTGTTGGAACAGGAGCAAGTCGTAAAAGTGCCGAAGTGCAGTTAAATGCGCTTGGTTTAACCGAATATTTTGATGCCATCGTTTCAGCCGATGATGTAACCCAACACAAACCCGAGCCTGAGACATTTTTGGAATGCGCACGATTAATGGGTGTTGAGCCTCAATATTGCCAGGTTTTTGAAGACGGCGACCTTGGAATTATTGCGGCAGAAAAAGCGGGTATGTTTATTACCGACGTTCGGCCTCACATAAACTATGGCGAATGGGCACATTCATAA
- a CDS encoding AEC family transporter, which translates to MGTFIIAVKTVLPLFLIIITGTLFSRTKASNANWIDVLNKYALYIGFPALVIASLMHLELGEQSFVTLIVYNSGYIILCSLLAFPVAKLFKFPPQMRRTLFLILPFGNIAYLGMPVLQNAFGDNILPVAAIISAIYIFWLLTLGIILVEVNGKESFDVKKLLLSLAQNPLLLSVIVGLVLVFFKIKLPVVAEQTIQLFANSVTSVVLFSLGIFLGMQKFGKLKEWYQVAAFVGGTMLVLPFVFYQFLKLTQFDTQFLKASVIDAAMPLGLTPYALSLHYKLETTLAARIVVLGTLLSIVIIPLWMVWLG; encoded by the coding sequence ATGGGCACATTCATAATCGCAGTAAAAACGGTATTGCCTTTGTTCCTGATTATAATCACAGGAACTCTATTCTCGCGTACCAAAGCCAGTAATGCAAACTGGATTGACGTGCTAAATAAATATGCATTGTACATTGGATTCCCGGCGTTGGTAATTGCTTCGTTAATGCATTTAGAGCTGGGCGAACAATCGTTTGTTACGCTGATTGTGTATAACTCGGGCTACATTATCCTGTGCAGTTTGCTTGCATTTCCGGTGGCAAAATTATTTAAGTTTCCACCACAAATGCGCCGCACTTTGTTTCTGATATTGCCCTTTGGAAACATTGCCTACCTGGGAATGCCGGTTTTACAAAATGCCTTTGGTGACAACATTTTACCCGTAGCAGCAATTATTTCGGCCATTTATATTTTTTGGTTACTTACGCTCGGAATTATACTGGTTGAAGTGAACGGCAAAGAATCATTCGATGTAAAAAAACTGCTCCTTAGTCTGGCACAAAATCCCTTGTTATTATCTGTTATAGTTGGACTTGTACTGGTATTTTTTAAAATAAAACTGCCTGTGGTAGCCGAACAAACCATTCAGCTTTTTGCCAACTCGGTAACTTCTGTAGTTTTGTTTTCACTAGGCATTTTTCTGGGAATGCAAAAATTCGGCAAACTAAAAGAGTGGTACCAGGTTGCAGCATTTGTGGGTGGAACCATGTTGGTTCTGCCTTTTGTTTTCTACCAGTTTTTAAAACTAACACAATTTGATACGCAGTTTTTAAAAGCATCGGTAATTGATGCAGCCATGCCACTCGGTTTAACACCCTATGCGCTTTCGTTGCATTACAAACTTGAAACCACGCTGGCTGCCCGCATTGTAGTTTTGGGAACCTTACTTTCCATTGTAATTATTCCGCTTTGGATGGTTTGGCTGGGATAG
- a CDS encoding AbrB/MazE/SpoVT family DNA-binding domain-containing protein, translating to MEISVIKIGNSKGIRLSKTLLDRYNIKDTVDLIMDKGQIILKPISKPRKGWEKAFEKMAKNGDDNLLFDDVFDDENLEEWK from the coding sequence ATGGAAATATCAGTTATAAAAATCGGAAACTCAAAGGGGATTAGATTAAGTAAAACCCTGCTCGACAGGTACAATATCAAAGATACTGTTGATTTAATAATGGATAAAGGACAAATTATTTTAAAACCAATTTCAAAACCACGAAAAGGATGGGAAAAGGCGTTTGAAAAAATGGCTAAAAATGGAGATGACAATTTGTTATTTGACGATGTGTTTGACGATGAAAACCTCGAAGAATGGAAATAA
- a CDS encoding SIMPL domain-containing protein (The SIMPL domain is named for its presence in mouse protein SIMPL (signalling molecule that associates with mouse pelle-like kinase). Bacterial member BP26, from Brucella, was shown to assemble into a channel-like structure, while YggE from E. coli has been associated with resistance to oxidative stress.): MKHIILLFIVLGFAAQSMAQNQYPDELVVEGKSSVKLVPEQFMFNVRISVDDSSYSVCAEKALKEAEMLTNEFTKNGIDKDLIKTHNYSIREVREYDNISRKSVFKGYQADIPVLIKTVADYPKNDLIFEIIKNNFNADFSLSFALTPEQKENVKEKLIQLAVEDAQQKAEIIAKSAGIKIYGIRHIQYGEPQLIGTYSHPNFEMRKESIMIRGTASAGGTSALNPSEIEMSTSVVIAWRI, translated from the coding sequence ATGAAACACATTATTTTGCTTTTTATAGTACTTGGATTTGCGGCACAATCGATGGCACAAAACCAATACCCCGATGAGTTGGTGGTTGAAGGAAAATCGTCAGTAAAACTCGTTCCCGAACAATTTATGTTTAACGTTCGCATTTCGGTTGACGATTCAAGCTATTCGGTTTGCGCCGAAAAAGCATTAAAAGAAGCGGAAATGCTAACCAATGAATTTACAAAAAACGGGATTGATAAGGACCTCATTAAAACACACAATTACTCAATCAGGGAAGTTCGCGAGTACGATAACATTTCAAGAAAATCGGTTTTTAAAGGCTACCAGGCCGACATCCCTGTTCTGATTAAAACGGTAGCTGATTATCCTAAAAACGATCTTATTTTTGAGATCATTAAAAATAATTTTAATGCCGATTTTTCGCTCTCGTTTGCGCTAACTCCTGAACAAAAAGAAAACGTTAAAGAAAAACTGATTCAACTGGCGGTTGAAGATGCCCAGCAAAAAGCTGAAATAATAGCAAAAAGTGCCGGAATAAAAATTTACGGGATCAGACACATTCAATACGGTGAACCACAACTTATCGGGACATACAGCCACCCAAATTTCGAAATGCGAAAAGAATCGATTATGATACGTGGAACTGCATCAGCTGGAGGAACAAGTGCATTAAATCCATCAGAAATTGAAATGAGCACAAGTGTTGTAATTGCCTGGCGCATCTAA
- a CDS encoding T9SS type A sorting domain-containing protein encodes MRYKRLKLSAVLLLGLGLTALQAQESINPTGGNASGSGGSISYSIGQVAYQTHTGTNGSVAEGVQQPFEISVLTGIEEAKGINFSVTAYPNPTTDYLTLEVKDFDVSNLLYQLYDTNGRLLQNQKITGKQTSIVMSNFVPATYFVKVTEGNKEVKTFKIIKN; translated from the coding sequence ATGCGATACAAACGATTAAAATTAAGTGCCGTACTCTTGTTAGGACTTGGGCTGACAGCATTACAGGCGCAAGAAAGTATTAACCCTACAGGCGGCAACGCTTCGGGCAGCGGAGGCTCAATAAGCTATTCCATCGGCCAGGTTGCGTACCAAACTCACACCGGAACAAATGGTTCAGTAGCTGAGGGAGTGCAACAACCATTCGAAATTTCGGTACTAACTGGTATTGAAGAAGCAAAAGGTATAAATTTTTCAGTTACTGCTTACCCTAATCCAACAACCGATTATCTTACATTGGAAGTGAAAGACTTTGACGTTTCAAATTTATTGTACCAACTGTATGATACAAATGGTAGACTTTTGCAAAACCAAAAAATTACAGGCAAGCAAACCAGCATTGTTATGAGCAATTTTGTGCCGGCAACGTATTTTGTAAAAGTAACCGAAGGAAACAAAGAAGTAAAAACGTTTAAAATTATTAAAAACTAG
- a CDS encoding GTP-binding protein: MNRQHKIPVTIITGFLGAGKTTFINYLLQSESATQFALVENEFGEVAIDTKLIKGVDTSQMFELKQGCICCTITDEYELVLKELAERFPEVDHLLIETTGIADPAPVIQPFFSDEELNEIYEYNGTVCLVDVLNFWTHPEQETHLKQLVIADLILLSKAENLLPAEINKIQNELQSLNPFATSLVSKYGAAGYNLQSIQRKIRTKFDFVSHRVSHAHIQTKTFSFSNPVNKEDFINRISYTLDVYKNQIYRCKGILFFEDEPFQYILQGVGGSFEITEGDLIVDTFKSEVIFIGKLDNVQLDF; this comes from the coding sequence TTGAATAGACAACATAAAATACCAGTTACCATAATAACCGGCTTCCTGGGAGCCGGAAAAACAACTTTTATAAATTATTTGTTGCAAAGCGAATCTGCAACACAGTTTGCCTTGGTTGAAAATGAATTTGGCGAAGTGGCCATCGATACAAAACTGATAAAAGGTGTTGATACCAGTCAGATGTTCGAGTTAAAACAAGGATGTATTTGCTGTACCATTACCGATGAGTATGAGCTGGTTTTAAAAGAACTGGCGGAACGATTTCCTGAGGTAGATCATCTCCTGATTGAAACCACCGGAATTGCAGACCCTGCTCCGGTTATTCAGCCTTTTTTCAGCGACGAGGAATTAAACGAAATTTATGAGTACAACGGAACTGTTTGTTTGGTTGATGTGCTCAATTTTTGGACTCACCCCGAACAGGAAACTCATCTGAAACAGCTGGTAATTGCTGATCTGATTTTGCTGAGTAAAGCAGAAAATTTGTTGCCGGCGGAAATAAATAAAATTCAAAATGAGCTCCAAAGTCTGAATCCATTTGCAACTAGTTTAGTATCGAAATATGGTGCTGCCGGTTATAACCTTCAAAGCATTCAGCGAAAAATCCGAACTAAATTTGATTTTGTCAGTCATCGTGTTTCTCATGCACACATTCAAACCAAAACTTTCTCATTTTCAAATCCGGTAAATAAAGAGGATTTTATCAACCGTATTTCATATACACTTGATGTTTATAAAAATCAGATTTACCGGTGCAAAGGAATACTCTTTTTCGAGGACGAACCTTTTCAGTATATTTTGCAGGGTGTTGGCGGAAGTTTTGAAATTACCGAAGGCGATTTAATTGTAGATACGTTTAAAAGCGAAGTGATTTTTATCGGTAAGCTGGATAACGTTCAACTCGACTTCTAG
- the glyA gene encoding serine hydroxymethyltransferase, with protein sequence MKRDTLVFDIIKKEHERQLGGIELIASENFVSDQVMEAMGSVMTNKYAEGYPGKRYYGGCQFVDMTEQLAIDRIKEIYGAEWANVQPHSGAQANAAVLSVILKPGDTFLGLDLSHGGHLSHGSFVNSSGILYNPVAYKVKEDTGMVDYDEMEALAIEHKPKLIIGGASAYSREWDYKRMREIADKVGALFMVDMAHPAGLIAAGLLDNPLEHAHIVTSTTHKTLRGPRGGIILIGKDFENPWGIATKKGEVRTMSSLLDSAVFPGQQGGPLEHVIAAKAVAFGEALDPSYKEYQAQVKKNASVMAQAFVDLGYKVISGGTDNHSMLIDLRTKYPEITGKLVENTIVNAEITVNKNMVPFDSRSPFQTSGLRVGTPAITTRGVKEDLMPVIVQLIDDSIANINDDKMIKSIGEKVHSIMKDFPLFAY encoded by the coding sequence ATGAAAAGAGATACTTTGGTTTTTGATATCATTAAAAAAGAGCACGAACGCCAATTGGGCGGAATTGAGTTGATCGCTTCTGAGAATTTTGTGAGTGATCAGGTTATGGAAGCTATGGGTTCTGTAATGACCAATAAATATGCTGAAGGCTATCCGGGTAAAAGATACTACGGTGGTTGTCAGTTTGTTGATATGACCGAGCAATTGGCTATCGACCGCATTAAAGAAATTTACGGTGCCGAATGGGCAAACGTTCAGCCACACTCCGGAGCACAGGCAAATGCTGCAGTGTTGAGTGTAATTTTAAAACCAGGAGATACTTTCTTAGGTCTCGATTTGTCGCACGGAGGTCACCTTTCGCATGGTTCATTTGTAAACTCATCGGGTATTTTATACAATCCGGTAGCTTACAAAGTAAAAGAAGACACCGGAATGGTGGATTACGACGAAATGGAAGCTTTAGCCATTGAGCACAAACCAAAATTAATTATTGGTGGTGCATCGGCTTACAGCCGCGAGTGGGACTACAAACGTATGCGCGAAATTGCAGATAAAGTAGGTGCCTTGTTTATGGTTGATATGGCTCACCCAGCAGGTTTAATTGCCGCCGGTTTGCTTGACAATCCGCTTGAGCACGCACATATTGTAACATCAACTACACATAAAACATTGCGTGGACCACGTGGTGGAATTATTCTTATTGGAAAAGATTTTGAAAATCCATGGGGAATTGCCACTAAAAAAGGAGAAGTTCGTACCATGTCATCTTTGCTTGATTCGGCTGTTTTTCCGGGACAACAGGGAGGACCACTGGAGCATGTAATTGCCGCTAAAGCTGTGGCTTTCGGCGAAGCACTTGATCCATCGTATAAAGAATACCAGGCACAAGTGAAAAAGAATGCTTCAGTAATGGCACAGGCTTTTGTTGATTTGGGTTACAAAGTTATTTCAGGTGGAACAGATAACCACTCAATGTTGATTGACTTACGTACCAAGTATCCTGAAATTACAGGTAAATTGGTTGAAAATACAATTGTAAACGCCGAAATTACCGTGAACAAAAACATGGTCCCTTTTGATAGTCGTTCTCCATTTCAGACTTCAGGTTTACGTGTGGGAACACCAGCTATTACTACTCGTGGTGTAAAAGAAGATTTAATGCCGGTTATTGTGCAGCTAATCGATGATTCAATTGCGAATATCAACGACGATAAAATGATTAAGTCGATAGGGGAGAAAGTTCATTCAATTATGAAGGATTTCCCATTGTTTGCATACTAA